CCTGCAGCGGGAGTCGATCGACCAACTGGTGCGGCAGGACGAACACGAGTTCCGGCTCTACAGCGGCAACTCCGGCTGGGGCGGCGGACAGCTTGAGGGGGAGCTGCAGATGGGCGGCTGGCTCACCACGCCCGCCCGCAAGGAAGACGTCTTTGCCGACTCCGACGAGCTGTGGCGGAGCGTCACGAACCGGATCGGTCTGGAGATCATGCTGCCCGGCAAGCAGCGGGCCCACCTGCCGGCCGACCCCAACTTGAACTAGGCCCGCATGGCGGACGCGTCTCCCGACTTCGCCGTCCGGCCGATGACCGCCGCCGACTACGACGCCGTGCACGCGCTCTGGCAGGCGACGCCCGGCGTGGGGCTCGACCCTTCGGACGAGCGGGCGCCGACCGAGCGGTACCTCCAGCGGAACCCGGGCCTCAGCCTGGTCGGAGTCGACAGCGAAGGGAAGATAATCGCCGCGGTGCTCTGCGGGCACGACGGCCGCCGTGGTTATCTGTCGCACATGGCCGTTGCGCCGGCCGCCCGCGGCGCCGGGCTCGGACGTCAGTTGACCGAGCAGTGCCTGGCGGCGTTGGCGGGGCAGGGCGTGCTGAAGTGCAACGTGCGGATCTTCGCGGACAACCACGCCGCGGCGGGCTTTTGGCGGCGGATGGGGTTCGCTCCGCGGCAGGACCTGAGTGTAATGCAACGCACCACCGCTGCCGGCGAGTGACGCGGCGCCAGCTAGCGAGCGAACCCGCGGGGCCTGGTTTGGCTCAACTCGATAGGTCCCAACAGCCGAAAGGCTACCTAGAGGTTGGATTCTACCGATCTTAACGCCTAGAATTGGCCCGATGAACGTCGTCCCGCCCCACAGCTGTCTGTGTACGATCCCGGCTTGAGCCCTGTGGCTTGAGCTGGGCCTTCTGCGTCCGCCGCGTCGTTTCCGGCGCGGCATCTCGCTCCGTCCGATCCCCGCCCGCCGTGCGCTAGCGGCGGCCCACAGCAGAGTGTTCGATCTATGGCGACCGACTTCCGACTCAAAGAGCGTCTCCCGCGGCTGACCGACCGGCTGGTCGAGACCTACAGCCAGCACGCGATCATCAACCACCTGGACCACTGCCCGCTGCCCAAGTACGAGGCCGTGATCGATTCGATCCAGGACCTCAAGGAGATCCTGTTCCCGGGCTACCGCCGCCGCGAGGGGCTGCACCACGGCAACATCGAGTACTACGTGGGCGACCTGGTCGACCGGCTGCACGACGCGCTCACCAAGCAGGTGGGCCGCGCGCTCCTGCACGA
This portion of the Posidoniimonas corsicana genome encodes:
- a CDS encoding GNAT family N-acetyltransferase; amino-acid sequence: MADASPDFAVRPMTAADYDAVHALWQATPGVGLDPSDERAPTERYLQRNPGLSLVGVDSEGKIIAAVLCGHDGRRGYLSHMAVAPAARGAGLGRQLTEQCLAALAGQGVLKCNVRIFADNHAAAGFWRRMGFAPRQDLSVMQRTTAAGE